Proteins encoded together in one Camelina sativa cultivar DH55 chromosome 9, Cs, whole genome shotgun sequence window:
- the LOC104711587 gene encoding pentatricopeptide repeat-containing protein At3g50420-like has protein sequence MKRYIPLRPKLEAFFMPLNEVASSVVELTRKCVSFTALKRARQLHALVLTVGAGAYSESPFANNNLISMYVRCGCLEQARKLFDKMPQRNVVSYNALYSAYSRNPDYASYAFSLITHMASDSLKPNSSTFTSLVQVCSVLQDVLMGSSLHSQIIKLGYLDNVVVQTSVLGMYSSCGDLASARRMFECVNDGDAVAWNTIIVGSLRNDKIEDGLMLFRNMLMSGVDPTQFTFSMVLNACSKLGSYSLGKLIHARIIIVSDHLADLPVENALLDMYCSCGDIKEAFYVFERIRKPNLVSWNSIISGCSENGFGEQAIIMYRRLQRMSMPRPDEYTFSAAISATAEPEWSIHGKLLHGQVTKLGYERSVFVGTALLSMYFKNGEAESAQKVFGVITERDVVLWTEMIVGHSRVGNGEYAVQLFIEMYREKNTTDGFSLSSVLGACSDMAMLRQGEVFQSLAIKTGLDSVMSVCGALVDMYGKIGKYETAESIFSLVSNPDLKCWNSMLGAYSQHGMVEKALSFFEQILENGFRPDAITYLSLLAACSHRGSTQEGKFLWNQMKESGIKAGLKHYSCMVSLVSKAGLLDEALELIEQSPPENNQAELWRTLLSACVNTRNLQMGLYAAEQILKLDPEDTATHILLSNLYAGNGRWEDVAEMRRKIRGLASAKDPGLSWIEVNNITQVFSSGDQSNTEVSQAQDELHRLKSSMLYRDHHPMNKNHSL, from the exons ATGAAACGCTAC aTTCCTCTGCGTCCCAAACTTGAAGCCTTCTTTATGCCATTGAACGAAGTAGCTTCCTCCGTAGTAGAACTTACACGGAAATGCGTATCGTTTACGGCACTAAAACGGGCGCGTCAGCTCCACGCTCTCGTCCTCACCGTCGGCGCCGGCGCATATTCCGAGTCTCCGTTCGCTAACAACAACCTCATTTCGATGTACGTCAGATGTGGTTGTCTGGAACAAGCCCGGAAACTGTTCGACAAAATGCCTCAGAGAAACGTGGTTTCTTACAATGCACTCTACTCAGCGTATTCCCGTAACCCAGATTATGCAAGTTATGCGTTTAGTTTGATAACCCATATGGCATCTGATTCCTTGAAGCCTAATAGTTCGACTTTTACTAGCTTAGTGCAAGTATGTTCTGTGCTTCAAGATGTTTTAATGGGATCATCACTACATTCACAGATTATAAAGCTTGGATATTTAGATAATGTGGTTGTCCAGACATCGGTTTTAGGTATGTACTCTAGTTGCGGGGACTTAGCATCTGCTAGGAGAATGTTTGAGTGTGTAAATGATGGAGATGCTGTGGCTTGGAACACAATCATAGTTGGGAGTTTGAGAAATGATAAGATAGAAGATGGGCTTATGCTCTTTAGAAACATGTTGATGTCTGGTGTTGATCCAACGCAGTTCACGTTTTCCATGGTGCTGAATGCTTGTAGTAAACTGGGAAGCTATTCACTGGGGAAGCTAATCCATGCCCGGATAATAATAGTCTCCGATCATTTAGCTGATTTACCTGTTGAAAATGCTCTTCTTGACATGTACTGCAGTTGTGGAGACATAAAAGAAGCTTTCTATGTCTTTGAGAGGATTCGTAAACCAAATTTGGTTTCATGGAACTCGATTATTTCGGGGTGCTCAGAGAACGGCTTTGGAGAGCAAGCGATTATAATGTATAGAAGGTTACAGAGGATGTCCATGCCTCGGCCGGATGAATATACTTTCTCTGCTGCTATATCTGCGACAGCGGAACCTGAATGGTCTATTCATGGGAAGCTTCTCCATGGACAAGTAACGAAATTAGGATATGAAAGGAGTGTTTTTGTTGGAACAGCACTCTTGTCCATGTACTTCAAAAACGGTGAAGCTGAATCTGCACAGAAGGTGTTTGGTGTGATCACAGAAAGGGATGTTGTTCTCTGGACTGAGATGATCGTAGGGCATTCTAGAGTAGGAAATGGTGAATACGCGGTCCAACTCTTCATTGAAATGtacagagaaaaaaatacaactgATGGTTTTTCACTGAGCAGTGTCTTAGGAGCATGTTCAGACATGGCAATGTTAAGACAAGGTGAGGTGTTTCAATCTCTTGCCATAAAGACAGGACTAGATAGTGTTATGTCAGTATGTGGAGCCCTAGTAGACATGTATGGGAAAATTGGCAAATACGAAACTGCAGAATCAATATTCTCTCTTGTTTCAAATCCAGATTTGAAATGTTGGAACTCAATGCTGGGAGCTTATAGTCAGCATGGAATGGTAGAAAAGGCTCTGAGTTTCTTCGAGCAAATACTTGAAAACGGTTTCAGGCCGGATGCTATAACATACTTGTCTTTACTAGCAGCCTGCAGCCACAGGGGATCAACGCAGGAAGGTAAGTTCCTGTGGAACCAAATGAAGGAAAGTGGCATCAAAGCAGGGTTGAAGCATTATTCTTGCATGGTGAGTTTGGTATCAAAAGCTGGGTTATTAGATGAAGCACTTGAACTGATAGAACAATCTCCTCCAGAGAACAACCAGGCAGAGCTCTGGAGAACTCTGCTAAGCGCCTGCGTTAACACAAGAAATTTGCAGATGGGACTGTATGCAGCTGAGCAAATACTAAAACTTGATCCAGAAGACACTGCAACACACATTCTACTATCGAATTTATACGCGGGGAATGGGAGATGGGAAGATGTAGCAGAGATGAGAAGGAAGATTAGAGGATTAGCTTCTGCTAAAGATCCAGGATTGAGCTGGATTGAAGTGAACAACATCACACAAGTTTTCTCCTCCGGAGACCAGTCTAACACAGAAGTAAGTCAAGCTCAAGATGAATTACATAGGTTAAAGAGTAGTATGTTGTACAGAGATCACCATCCGATGAACAAGAATCATTCCTTATAA